In endosymbiont of unidentified scaly snail isolate Monju, the following are encoded in one genomic region:
- the glgA gene encoding glycogen synthase GlgA, protein MPATMTRSARPLRVLYAASEAWPLIKTGGLGDVAHALPNALHTLGADLRLVLPAYREVLRQVEDLQILGWLDLGDGSEARIVQAWHPAFEMPLWLVDIGELFDREGNPYVDPDGHDWPDNPQRFTRFSRAVALLGVDTLETGWRPDIVHANDWQTGPVAAFLHEMPQAPRSLYTIHNIAYDGQFDHATFEALHLPARWWSIDGAEFHGRFSPMKAGLMFSDRINTVSPTYAREIQTPEHGYGYAGILQHLRHKLSGILNGIDTRVWDPANDPHIAANYDCDSDLEEVRHLNRKALLEALGAEPQAAAARAPVIGFVGRLVHQKGIDLLIEAIPKLVRQTTVRFAIVGSGERRYQARLEQLRQRLPARVFCYIGYSEPLAHQLEAGADIFAMPSRYEPCGLNQLYSLRYGTPPVVRRTGGLADTVEHASPRALADGSATGFVFDAPTAPALAQALRQALRTRQDPVLWRQLQCAGMQRPLGWEQSARRYLELYRTILQDKRP, encoded by the coding sequence ATGCCAGCCACCATGACCCGCTCCGCCCGCCCCCTCCGGGTACTGTATGCCGCCAGCGAGGCCTGGCCGTTGATCAAGACCGGCGGCCTGGGCGACGTGGCGCACGCCTTGCCCAACGCCCTGCACACCCTGGGGGCGGACCTGCGCCTGGTACTGCCCGCCTACCGCGAGGTGCTGCGCCAGGTCGAGGACCTGCAGATCCTCGGCTGGCTGGACCTGGGTGACGGCAGCGAAGCACGCATCGTGCAGGCCTGGCACCCGGCCTTCGAGATGCCCCTTTGGCTGGTGGACATCGGCGAGTTGTTCGACCGCGAAGGCAACCCCTATGTCGACCCCGACGGCCACGACTGGCCCGACAACCCGCAACGCTTCACCCGCTTCTCACGCGCCGTGGCGCTGCTCGGCGTGGATACCCTGGAAACCGGCTGGCGACCCGACATCGTGCATGCCAACGACTGGCAGACCGGTCCCGTGGCCGCCTTCCTGCACGAGATGCCGCAGGCGCCGCGCAGCCTCTATACCATCCACAACATTGCCTACGATGGCCAGTTCGACCATGCCACCTTCGAGGCCTTGCATCTGCCTGCCAGGTGGTGGTCCATCGACGGCGCCGAGTTCCATGGCCGCTTCTCGCCCATGAAGGCCGGGCTGATGTTCTCCGACCGCATCAACACGGTCAGCCCCACCTATGCGCGCGAAATCCAGACACCTGAACATGGCTACGGTTATGCTGGCATACTGCAGCATCTGCGGCACAAGCTCAGCGGCATCCTCAACGGCATCGACACCCGGGTATGGGACCCGGCGAACGACCCGCACATCGCCGCCAACTACGATTGCGACAGCGACCTGGAGGAGGTCCGCCACCTCAACCGCAAGGCACTGCTCGAAGCCCTGGGCGCAGAACCCCAGGCCGCGGCCGCCCGCGCACCGGTGATCGGTTTCGTCGGCCGCCTGGTCCACCAGAAGGGCATCGACCTGCTGATCGAGGCAATCCCCAAACTGGTGCGCCAGACCACTGTGCGCTTCGCCATCGTGGGCAGCGGCGAACGGCGCTACCAGGCTCGCCTGGAACAGCTCCGCCAGCGCCTCCCGGCTCGGGTGTTCTGCTACATCGGCTATTCCGAGCCCCTGGCCCACCAGCTCGAGGCCGGCGCGGACATCTTTGCCATGCCCTCGCGCTACGAACCCTGCGGGCTGAACCAGCTCTACAGCCTGCGCTACGGCACCCCGCCGGTGGTGCGCCGCACCGGCGGCCTGGCCGACACCGTGGAACATGCCAGCCCCCGCGCCCTGGCTGACGGCAGCGCTACCGGCTTCGTGTTCGATGCCCCCACCGCCCCGGCCCTGGCACAGGCCCTGCGCCAGGCCTTGCGCACACGCCAGGATCCGGTCCTCTGGCGTCAGCTGCAATGCGCTGGCATGCAGCGCCCGCTGGGCTGGGAACAGAGTGCGCGACGCTATCTCGAACTGTACCGAACCATCCTGCAGGACAAACGACCATGA